AACTAGTATTTAGTATTTTGAAGGTGCAAAAATTAAGCGTGACCTATAACTTCCGGCGTGATAATGCAATTTAACTCTAAATCGAGAAGTACCAAAACTTCAGCTTCTTTAACCGGTGCTTGCAAGTTCTTCAATGGGAGCAAGACCGAAGACCCGGTACTTGGGTAGTTCCTCGGGTCACCGCCTGGCATCGCCGGGTACGTCTTCACCACCTTGCCGTGTGCATAATCGAACAATATTGCCCGATTGTTAGCAAAAATAAACAAGTTTCCGTCGACGTTGAGATGAACAAAAGGGTAGAGGTTGTTCTCGATGTTGGCATCATTGGTCTGCGCAAGAAATGGAAGATTGTACACTTTCGGAGCTCCGGTTTTTGGATAGAATTCGTAGTTGAATTGTCCCCTGCCGCCGACGATAATTTGCAGACCGTTGGGCAATATGTGATTGGTTGCATACCACCGACGCGCAGAGAGCCCGTTTTCGACTTCTTGCCAATCGCAGCCACTGCATGGGTTGAAGATCCGGATCCGACGTTCTCCGTCATTGAAACCGCCCGTTTGGATCAAGCGTCCATCGGGCATTACCTATCAAAAACAGGAGAACTCTGTGAGTGCAAAAAAGCAATTGTAATCAATCGGAATTAATTAAGCATATGCATGATTAAGAGACATAATACACACGTTGAGAGATATGGACAATCGAAGGAGATATACAAAATCTCATAATTATTGTGGGGTATATGATGGAAGCAAAAAGAAAGTCAAATTCATAAGTTTGAACGTAGTAACCATTCTTTTACTTTCCGGTACTTCTCAAGGTCaaggttattttttttttttttttttttttttttttcgtgtagTCTTGAGTTAGCAAAATTGTGGAATCTCTATGTTTGGTGTGGGGCTGTCAATCGTTTGGCTGGGTTTGGTTCGGATGAAAACTCGAACTGAAGCGAACCGATTCGAACTGAACTATTTAAGTGTGCATTAACTTTGAACTAAATCGTAACCCAAATCGAAAATTagttcaattcctttttttctatttatttattaattaggaAGAGGTTTAGttgcaaaagagagagattgtgtgaATGATAATATTAAGAAGAGAGGCATCGAACCAAAACTATCCCAATCGGAATTaaaaaatggttattttttCTTATCCGCACcaaaaatgcacaaaaattcGGTTCAATTCAATCAGGTTCTGGTTTCAGTTCAATTTTCTAGTTTGATTTTGACACCCCTAATTTGGTGGCTACAAGAAATCTCAAGGAAAAAATCTAAGAGTACTAGAATGATCTTCaattaaaaggaaataataattGATAAGTTTTTTAGTGAAAAAAGCTCAACGACTTAAATTAGAGCATGATATTGATCACTAGAAAGTGTAGAAACTTGAAATATTATGTGATTGCTCTAACATATTGAAACAGCTTTGAGAGATTCCACTACCGAGAATCTTAATTATACAATTACTCTGGTTTAAACCACACTAAAAATTGTGAAAACAATTTAACCGAGAAACATATAATTAAATAAGACGCGTCAATTGAAAATATCAGAATTAAGGTATTAACCTGAATCAATTTctacacaaaaacaaaatacaCATAACGAAAAAACTGAAGAGAAAAGTCTCAAtaaccattttttcttttcaaacaaaaagaccaaacccaTACCGAGCCGGAGGAGCACCAAACATCGGTTTGGACCATGAGAGGTCGGAAAGAATTCGATGCCACGTCGTATTCGATGGAGTGTGCGGTGCAGTCGATCTTCAAAGCAGTGTCGCGGGGATCATTCCGGCATTTGCCGTTCGGCAGCGAAAGGTTGGACTTGCCAAAGTCAGTGCGGTCGAATATGACCACGACGTCGTTGTGGAGGAGCTGCATGTGCATGGCCGACACGCCTATGCTTCGCTGCAACAGCTGCCACCGGCCGCCTCCTGCAGCTGCAGCAAGGAGGGGTGGTGGCAGCCATGGGGCAAGGAggagatgaaagaaaatgaaggattGAAGAGGCCAAACTCGAGTGATTGACATTGTTTGTTTCAGCTTAGTGGTTGGAGGGCTATCAATTCATTGAATTGTGTTCTCGAGGTCGTGCTTGGGATATAAATACTTGTGCTGAATGGCCTGTAGGAAAGCAGTCGCCACACGCAAGAAGAAGTAAATTAAGAAGACAATATATCTGGTAAGCGAAAACTGATGTTTTGATCCGGAACCCTCATAGAATGTGCACACGTCTCAACGAACTG
The window above is part of the Eucalyptus grandis isolate ANBG69807.140 chromosome 6, ASM1654582v1, whole genome shotgun sequence genome. Proteins encoded here:
- the LOC104448974 gene encoding aldehyde oxidase GLOX → MSITRVWPLQSFIFFHLLLAPWLPPPLLAAAAGGGRWQLLQRSIGVSAMHMQLLHNDVVVIFDRTDFGKSNLSLPNGKCRNDPRDTALKIDCTAHSIEYDVASNSFRPLMVQTDVWCSSGSVMPDGRLIQTGGFNDGERRIRIFNPCSGCDWQEVENGLSARRWYATNHILPNGLQIIVGGRGQFNYEFYPKTGAPKVYNLPFLAQTNDANIENNLYPFVHLNVDGNLFIFANNRAILFDYAHGKVVKTYPAMPGGDPRNYPSTGSSVLLPLKNLQAPVKEAEVLVCGGAPRGSYIKATKGNFVGALTTCGRIKITDPAPQWVMETMPKPRVMGDMTLLPNGNVLIINGAAVGTAGWEIGRNPVFNPVLYRPDNPTGNRFELQNPSSIPRMYHSTAILLRDGRVLVGGSNPHVTYAFTSVLFPTELSLEAFSPPYLDAQYNNLRPRIISPASQAGIGYGMKLLVRFSVVGAVSASRVTVTMVAPSFTTHSFSMNQRLLVIGDGRGVTAVGKSVYEVEAVTPGTRTLAPAGYYLLFVVHQDVPSEGIWIRMQ